From the Jilunia laotingensis genome, the window GGGATCACCCCATATGACAATGGGCTCACCACTTTCCGCCCTTTGCATGAAAAAACGATCCGACACCATCACTTTCTCACCATTGGTAAACGTGTAAGGGTTTGGATGATAGACATAGACACGGGATAAACGAAGGATAAAACGTTTTATGCCATGTACTTTATAATAATGCTCAATCATTTGGACCGCGGCAATCTTAGCTATCACATACATGGCATGGTCACCATCCATGGGAGCTTTCATTTCCGAATCAGCAGGTATCGGTATCTTCGATCCAAACAAGTAACTTACATCAAAAAGAGACTGCGGGAAAATTATTTTAGGAATGTGGTTCATCCTCATGAATTCCAATATGTTGTATGTACCCTTAATGACAGTGTCAATGTATAACGAACCATCATAGCCCCGCATAGAAGCCGGCAAGGCCCCGGCAAAATGAGCGACCAGGTTTATGCCCTCGGCTGGCAATTTCTTAAAATCCTCAGCTTTTGAAATGTCCACCGAATAATAAGGTATGTTATAGTCTGCAAAAAAGCC encodes:
- a CDS encoding NAD-dependent epimerase/dehydratase family protein; this translates as MMKTILVFGATGTLGAYVSVHFHKLGYRVLAVGHRKSDNGFFADYNIPYYSVDISKAEDFKKLPAEGINLVAHFAGALPASMRGYDGSLYIDTVIKGTYNILEFMRMNHIPKIIFPQSLFDVSYLFGSKIPIPADSEMKAPMDGDHAMYVIAKIAAVQMIEHYYKVHGIKRFILRLSRVYVYHPNPYTFTNGEKVMVSDRFFMQRAESGEPIVIWGDPERLLETCCVEDFLQIVEKCAESRLDGGLYNIGSGGSTLDERIHAIVDVFSDPDNKPVVTYDPDKRSAMQFVLDISKTKSELGYEPRYSWKDYCKWFMNERRLQRFAKLWGTEEDYK